Sequence from the Ignisphaera sp. genome:
GCTTGCCCTCAGCATATCTATGCATCATATCATTGACGTATAGAGCCTTTGTCAATGGAGACATGGCGTTTTCAGATGCTATCAGGTTTATACACTCAAATTTTCTCCAAATGTTATGCCTTCTAACTACATCTAATACCTCTAGAACCTCTGCTGGAAGCAACAAAGACAGCCTAGAAGTTTGGGTAAAAAATGGTTTAAAAAGTTTTGTTTTTACATGGGTGTGTTTGTTTTGTTTTAGCTGCATTCTGGGTAGTCGTCTGGTACTTTTGCTCTGAAGTATTTTCCTGATGCTGGGTCTTGGAATAGGCCTATCTTAACCCCTTTCCTACCCTTTGGAGACAGGCTCCAAACCTTCTTTGGAACCAGCTCCTTCTCCCCACCATCAGGCAGCTTAACTTTAACAGGCTTTGTACAGGCCATTCAAACCACCGAAAAAAGAGATAAGAAGAAAACAAGCTTAAAAACATGGCGTAAAGGCAAATGGAAACCAAATCAGAATACACAGTATCAACATTATTGAGACTAAACCTATTTGACTATCACATGAATTATTAGCTAGACAAAGTATTGATTCTTAAACCACATATAAAGTTTATTAGCCCACAAACACAATGCTATAACGGTGCACGGGTAGGGCTCGGGGGGCTCGCCCTCCCCCAGACCCGAAATGGGCGAATGCGGGAGCCAGTAACCCGCTATATGGATGTGTATTGTCTATACAAGCCAACCACACCGCTATGAGCCCCGCCCCGTGGGGTCGACGGTGGATGGGGCCATCTCTGTAGGGAGGTGGCTACCATCCTAACGGGGGGACGGTCAGGCCCGGAAGGGAGCAGCCTAACCCCCGGCCGTCGACGT
This genomic interval carries:
- a CDS encoding chromatin protein Cren7 produces the protein MACTKPVKVKLPDGGEKELVPKKVWSLSPKGRKGVKIGLFQDPASGKYFRAKVPDDYPECS